Proteins co-encoded in one Nicotiana sylvestris chromosome 7, ASM39365v2, whole genome shotgun sequence genomic window:
- the LOC104237842 gene encoding protein trichome birefringence-like 43 — translation MSSLLSFLVVFSLLVLVSMLSHVHGKLINDVNQLGTNGCDLFEGRWVYDDSYPLYNSSVCPFIEKQFDCLKNGRPDKDYLKYRWQPNECNLPRFNAIEFQQKFKGKQMMFVGDSISLNQWQSLTCMLHAADPQAKYISKRIGGTSIFTFPKYNTSYLLFRNAFLVDITTENNGTRVLKLDSLSSAAQWKDMDVLIFDSWHWWLHTGRKQPWDLVQDGNSTYKDGPRLTLYEKALDTWAKWVDSEVDTTKTKVFFQGVSPDHDNPTSSGSKTCEGVTQPLKSTEEVHQEELILEKVLRGMNKSVYLLNITKLSQYRADGHPSVYGHGGHRDLDCTHWCLAGVVDAWNLFLNALLGL, via the exons ATGTCTTCTTTATTGTCTTTTCTCGTGGTTTTTTCTCTATTGGTTCTTGTTTCCATGTTGAGCCATGTACATGGGAAGTTGATCAATGATGTAAACCAGTTGGGAACCAACGGCTGTGATTTATTTGAAGGGCGTTGGGTTTATGATGATTCTTATCCTCTTTACAATTCATCAGTGTGTCCGTTCATTGAAAAACAGTTTGATTGTTTGAAAAATGGGAGGCCAGATAAAGATTATCTCAAATATAGATGGCAGCCCAATGAGTGCAATTTACCCAG GTTTAATGCTATAGAATTTCAGCAGAAATTCAAGGGAAAGCAGATGATGTTTGTAGGAGATTCAATTAGCCTAAATCAATGGCAGTCTCTCACTTGTATGCTTCATGCTGCTGATCCTCAAGCTAAATATATCTCCAAACGGATTGGAGGCACTTCTATCTTCACATTCCCG AAATACAACACGTCGTACCTGCTGTTCCGAAATGCTTTTCTGGTAGATATTACAACGGAGAACAATGGGACACGAGTTTTAAAACTTGACTCTCTCAGTTCAGCTGCTCAATGGAAAGATATGGATGTTCTCATCTTTGATTCTTGGCATTGGTGGCTTCACACTGGCAGGAAACAACC TTGGGATCTTGTTCAAGATGGAAACTCTACATACAAAGATGGACCTCGACTAACCCTATATGAGAAAGCACTGGATACGTGGGCAAAATGGGTAGATTCTGAAGTAGATACTACAAAAACTAAAGTATTTTTCCAAGGAGTTTCTCCTGACCATGACAA CCCGACGAGTTCAGGTTCAAAGACGTGTGAAGGAGTAACGCAACCATTGAAGAGTACAGAAGAAGTTCATCAAGAAGAATTGATACTAGAGAAAGTTTTGAGAGGGATGAATAAATCAGTTTATTTATTGAACATAACAAAGTTGTCACAGTATAGAGCAGATGGGCATCCTTCTGTTTATGGACATGGTGGACATAGGGACTTGGACTGCACCCATTGGTGTTTGGCTGGTGTTGTTGATGCTTGGAATTTATTCTTAAATGCACTCCTTGGATTATGA